From the genome of Bifidobacterium asteroides, one region includes:
- a CDS encoding phenylpyruvate tautomerase MIF-related protein, which produces MPVIHTHVSTPLTAEQRNRIKTAYGKAITAVPGKSEGWLMCPFESDMPIYFGGDDSKPAAYVEVNVFGSAVPKSAWESLTKTIMDTLESELSIPKDRIYIRYTATTDWGWNGGNF; this is translated from the coding sequence ATGCCCGTCATCCACACTCACGTAAGCACACCCCTTACTGCCGAACAGCGCAATCGGATCAAGACCGCCTACGGCAAGGCCATCACCGCTGTCCCCGGTAAGTCTGAAGGCTGGCTCATGTGCCCCTTCGAGTCGGACATGCCCATCTACTTCGGTGGTGATGACAGCAAGCCCGCAGCCTATGTCGAGGTCAACGTCTTCGGCAGCGCTGTCCCCAAGTCCGCCTGGGAAAGCCTGACCAAGACCATCATGGACACACTGGAATCTGAGCTGTCCATCCCCAAGGACCGCATCTACATTCGCTACACGGCCACTACCGACTGGGGTTGGAACGGCGGCAACTTTTAG